GGTGTTGCCGGGCGCGCAGGAGTAGATATCGACGCCCGGCGCAAACAGGTCAACGCTCTGCGGGCCGAAGTTGGAGAAGCTGCCCGCCAGCTCGGCAGTGTTGGTGCGGCTGCTGGCGCCCACCGTGAGCAGGTTCGGAATGAGCTCGCCGCTGAGGTAGCGGGCCGAGGGGTAGCCGGTATCGGTGTCGATGTTGCGGCTGTCATTGCCGGCGGCGTGCACCAGCAGCACCCCCTTTTGCTCGGCATACTGCATGGCGGCATCCACGGTGGCCTTGTCGGGCGAGAAGTCTTTGCCAAAGCTCATGCTAATAATCTGGGCCCCATTATCGACGGCGTAGCGAATGGCGTTGGCCACGTCTTTGTCGCGCTCGTCGCCGCTAGGCACGGCCCGCACGCTCATGATGCGCACGGCCCCGGCCACGCCCTCCACGCCCCGCTGGTCGGTGCGCACGGCCCCGATAATGCCCGCGCAGTGCGTGCCGTGCGAGGCGTCGGGGCCCTGGCTGTCGGGGTTGCCGTAGCCGGTCTGGGTCAGGTTGGTGGGGTCGTCGCCCACCAGCGGGCGCGGGTTATAGGCCAGGTTCAGGTTCTTCTCCACCCGGTTCTGGTAGTGCTCCACGGCCTCGCGCAAGTCCTTGAGCGCTACCTCGGCGCTAGCGAAGTTATTCTTTTGCAAGAAGTTGTAAAGCGGGGTGGCGTACTTCACGTCGGGTCGCGTGAGGCTGGCCTGGCGCAGCACTTCCAGGTCGAGCAGCGGCACGCCCAGCTCGCTTTTGACCTGCGTATAGATGGCCGTGTTGCTGGCTAGGGCTCCGCGTAGGCGGTTGTAGCGCTCTTCTTCGGTCAGGCGGGTTTTCTCGTAGCTGGCCTTTACTTTTTCGTAAAGGTCAAACTGCGCCTGCTCGGCCGGCGCCACGTTTTTTCGCTTTTTTCCTTCAAACTGCGGGCGCAACTGAGCGTAGAGGCGCACCTGCTCCAGGCGCTCGAAGCCCACGTTCTGGCCATCCTTGCCACCTAAAAAATTCCAGCCCCGCACGTCGTCTACGTAGCCGTTGTGGTCGTCGTCTTGGCCATTGCCAGCTACTTCTTTGGCATTGCGCCACAAAATAGGCTTCAGCTCGGCGTGGGCCGAGTCGATACCCGAGTCGATAACGGCCACCAGCACCGGCGTGGCCGTGCGTCCCGCCAGCAGCTCACGGTAGGCGCGGTCGGCGCTAATGCCGGGCACGCCATCGGCCTGCTGGTCAAGGTGCTGCCAGCGCTGAATGGGGGTAAGCACGGCTTGGGCCCGTGCCGTGAGGGCTGCCCCGGCTAGTACGCCGCCCAGGCCCAAACGCAGAAAAAATGAACGAGTAGCACTTGAAGCCATATGCGGTGATTTGGGAATAAGAATAAAAGCCGGCCGCGAAGCTAAGCGCCAGTTAGTAACCCGCCTAATTGGTGCCTCGCACGCGGCGCGCCCCGGTCGCCAGCGCCAGGCTGAGGCCGGCGGCCAGCGGCAGCGCTAGGGGACCCAGCTGGTGCAAAGCCGCCGCCCCGTCCAGCGCCCCAGCCAGAAAAGCCAGCCACAGCATGACCGGCCAGAGCCAGTCCTGGGCCGGGGCCTGGCCGCTGAGCCAGTCGGCCAGGCCTGTGCCAAAGCGCACGAGCGTGCCCGTCACAAACGTGAGGCTGACTTTGACGCGGCCCACCTCGTGCACCGAGGCATTGAGCGCGCCCATGGCAAGCACCAGGCAAGCAATAGTAGCCGCCGGCCAGGTGTAGGCTAGCAGCAGTAAGGCCGCTATTGCCAATAAAATCAAGGTGTTGCCCCACGAGCCGGCCCAGCGGTGCAGCAGGCTGCCGCCCACCACGCCCGCCACGAATAGTGCCACTACGCCGGCGAGCTCACCGGC
The genomic region above belongs to Hymenobacter sp. BRD128 and contains:
- a CDS encoding YoaK family protein; translated protein: MPGTSPTSSHLPLGALSFTLALVALAGYVDAVGYLRFAGLFVSFMSGNTTSLGVAMAQENVGKAGELAGVVALFVAGVVGGSLLHRWAGSWGNTLILLAIAALLLLAYTWPAATIACLVLAMGALNASVHEVGRVKVSLTFVTGTLVRFGTGLADWLSGQAPAQDWLWPVMLWLAFLAGALDGAAALHQLGPLALPLAAGLSLALATGARRVRGTN
- a CDS encoding S8 family serine peptidase, whose amino-acid sequence is MASSATRSFFLRLGLGGVLAGAALTARAQAVLTPIQRWQHLDQQADGVPGISADRAYRELLAGRTATPVLVAVIDSGIDSAHAELKPILWRNAKEVAGNGQDDDHNGYVDDVRGWNFLGGKDGQNVGFERLEQVRLYAQLRPQFEGKKRKNVAPAEQAQFDLYEKVKASYEKTRLTEEERYNRLRGALASNTAIYTQVKSELGVPLLDLEVLRQASLTRPDVKYATPLYNFLQKNNFASAEVALKDLREAVEHYQNRVEKNLNLAYNPRPLVGDDPTNLTQTGYGNPDSQGPDASHGTHCAGIIGAVRTDQRGVEGVAGAVRIMSVRAVPSGDERDKDVANAIRYAVDNGAQIISMSFGKDFSPDKATVDAAMQYAEQKGVLLVHAAGNDSRNIDTDTGYPSARYLSGELIPNLLTVGASSRTNTAELAGSFSNFGPQSVDLFAPGVDIYSCAPGNTYATHSGTSMAAPVVAGVAAVLKAYFPQLTAAQLKQCLVQSAVPYHTKVAQPGSKTLVDFASLSRSGGIVNLYAAVQQAALLTAAH